In Montipora foliosa isolate CH-2021 chromosome 13, ASM3666993v2, whole genome shotgun sequence, one DNA window encodes the following:
- the LOC137982688 gene encoding uncharacterized protein isoform X1, with the protein MFWNIIFLVNGLILFNCVQLSTSAGFPTKPLETVLYVRHGQNITLPCTALNKTLEKEGRFRWLRWYIWAYNGVKAQWVPLAAMNEEGGTYVDGDLYKGFNISRDEGGLYINDAQPCHAQKFMCSVVPWSGGNPVPSKVILKLADENENPPKEKLKPSEAATTSRSENPEKVDTTDSYRDAFIVVTTIAAILVFAIVALALLLYRVQSRRSTN; encoded by the exons atgttttggaataTAATCTTCCTCGTAAATGGTTTAATCCTATTCAACTGCGTTCAGTTATCAACTTCTGCCG GTTTCCCAACGAAGCCTTTGGAAACCGTTCTGTATGTTCGTCATGGACAGAACATAACTCTGCCCTGCACAGCTTTGAACAAAACACTCGAGAAAGAAGGTCGTTTTCGTTGGCTCCGATGGTATATATGGGCCTATAATGGCGTTAAAGCACAATGGGTGCCTCTTGCCGCGATGAACGAAGAGGGCGGCACGTATGTGGACGGAGACCTGTATAAAGGTTTCAACATCTCAAGAGATGAAGGCGGGCTCTATATTAATGACGCGCAGCCTTGCCACGCCCAGAAATTCATGTGTAGCGTCGTGCCTTGGAGTGGAGGAAACCCAGTGCCGAGCAAAGTGATCTTAAAGCTGGCAGACGAAAATG AAAATCCACCCAAAGAGAAACTTAAACCAAGTGAGGCCGCAACTACAAGCCGATCCGAGAACCCTGAAAAAG tggACACAACAGATTCATACCGTGATGCTTTTATCGTAGTAACCACCATAGCTGCGATTTTAGTCTTCGCGATCGTCGCGCTGGCTTTACTCTTGTACCGAGTGCAGAGTCGCAGGTCCACCAATTAA
- the LOC137982688 gene encoding uncharacterized protein isoform X2 has translation MDLKIVSCLSLFLTVNLFDVFGFPTKPLETVLYVRHGQNITLPCTALNKTLEKEGRFRWLRWYIWAYNGVKAQWVPLAAMNEEGGTYVDGDLYKGFNISRDEGGLYINDAQPCHAQKFMCSVVPWSGGNPVPSKVILKLADENENPPKEKLKPSEAATTSRSENPEKVDTTDSYRDAFIVVTTIAAILVFAIVALALLLYRVQSRRSTN, from the exons ATGGACctcaaaatcgtatcgtgtctTTCCCTCTTTTTAACAGTTAATCTTTTTGACGTCTTTG GTTTCCCAACGAAGCCTTTGGAAACCGTTCTGTATGTTCGTCATGGACAGAACATAACTCTGCCCTGCACAGCTTTGAACAAAACACTCGAGAAAGAAGGTCGTTTTCGTTGGCTCCGATGGTATATATGGGCCTATAATGGCGTTAAAGCACAATGGGTGCCTCTTGCCGCGATGAACGAAGAGGGCGGCACGTATGTGGACGGAGACCTGTATAAAGGTTTCAACATCTCAAGAGATGAAGGCGGGCTCTATATTAATGACGCGCAGCCTTGCCACGCCCAGAAATTCATGTGTAGCGTCGTGCCTTGGAGTGGAGGAAACCCAGTGCCGAGCAAAGTGATCTTAAAGCTGGCAGACGAAAATG AAAATCCACCCAAAGAGAAACTTAAACCAAGTGAGGCCGCAACTACAAGCCGATCCGAGAACCCTGAAAAAG tggACACAACAGATTCATACCGTGATGCTTTTATCGTAGTAACCACCATAGCTGCGATTTTAGTCTTCGCGATCGTCGCGCTGGCTTTACTCTTGTACCGAGTGCAGAGTCGCAGGTCCACCAATTAA
- the LOC137982688 gene encoding uncharacterized protein isoform X3 produces MKGNPITYTALVISFGIIYGFPTKPLETVLYVRHGQNITLPCTALNKTLEKEGRFRWLRWYIWAYNGVKAQWVPLAAMNEEGGTYVDGDLYKGFNISRDEGGLYINDAQPCHAQKFMCSVVPWSGGNPVPSKVILKLADENENPPKEKLKPSEAATTSRSENPEKVDTTDSYRDAFIVVTTIAAILVFAIVALALLLYRVQSRRSTN; encoded by the exons ATGAAAGGAAACCCAATTACGTATACCGCATTAGTGATAAGCTTTGGAATCATCTATG GTTTCCCAACGAAGCCTTTGGAAACCGTTCTGTATGTTCGTCATGGACAGAACATAACTCTGCCCTGCACAGCTTTGAACAAAACACTCGAGAAAGAAGGTCGTTTTCGTTGGCTCCGATGGTATATATGGGCCTATAATGGCGTTAAAGCACAATGGGTGCCTCTTGCCGCGATGAACGAAGAGGGCGGCACGTATGTGGACGGAGACCTGTATAAAGGTTTCAACATCTCAAGAGATGAAGGCGGGCTCTATATTAATGACGCGCAGCCTTGCCACGCCCAGAAATTCATGTGTAGCGTCGTGCCTTGGAGTGGAGGAAACCCAGTGCCGAGCAAAGTGATCTTAAAGCTGGCAGACGAAAATG AAAATCCACCCAAAGAGAAACTTAAACCAAGTGAGGCCGCAACTACAAGCCGATCCGAGAACCCTGAAAAAG tggACACAACAGATTCATACCGTGATGCTTTTATCGTAGTAACCACCATAGCTGCGATTTTAGTCTTCGCGATCGTCGCGCTGGCTTTACTCTTGTACCGAGTGCAGAGTCGCAGGTCCACCAATTAA